A window of Xyrauchen texanus isolate HMW12.3.18 chromosome 10, RBS_HiC_50CHRs, whole genome shotgun sequence contains these coding sequences:
- the LOC127650077 gene encoding transmembrane protein 42-like, translated as MFPGVLYALLAGFLGAVASSSAKLSLGTDYLKGVCETGLRTWGEQRKFRAENETTACDWLHIPLRLLCGGLLFTCNAVMWTFLAKALRSSCSSTRTTVTTTASNFISSAFLGQLIFGETHMALWWVGISLTLFGLLVLHHASPDLTQSHASKRDD; from the exons ATGTTTCCCGGGGTTTTGTACGCGTTGCTGGCGGGGTTTCTCGGAGCCGTCGCGTCCTCGTCCGCCAAACTGTCTCTCGGTACCGATTATCTGAAGGGCGTGTGTGAGACGGGACTGCGGACATGGGGCGAGCAGAGGAAATTCAGAGCAGAGAACGAGACCACCGCCTGTGACTGG ctacACATCCCGCTCAGACTGCTGTGTGGAGGTCTGCTGTTCACCTGTAACGCTGTGATGTGGACCTTCCTTGCGAAAGCTCTCCGCAGCTCGTGTTCATCCACCCGTACCACTGTGACCACCACCGCATCCAACTTCATCTCCTCT GCATTTCTGGGGCAGCTAATATTCGGAGAGACGCACATGGCTCTGTGGTGGGTGggcatctctctcactctctttggtCTTCTGGTGCTTCATCACGCATCTCCCGATCTCACCCAATCCCACGCCAGCAAGAGAGACGACTGA